One segment of Solanum lycopersicum chromosome 1, SLM_r2.1 DNA contains the following:
- the LOC101246756 gene encoding V-type proton ATPase subunit D isoform X1, giving the protein MSGQTNRLVVVPTVTMLGVIKARLVGATRGHALLKKKSDALTVQFRQILKKIVSTKESMGDVMKNSSFALTEAKYAAGENIKHVVLENVQTATLKVRSRQENIAGVKLPKFEHFSEGETKNDLTGLARGGQQVQACRAAYVKSIELLVELASLQTSFLTLDEAIKTTNRRVNALENVVKPRLENTVLYIKGELDELEREDFFRLKKIQGYKKREVEKQMAAARLYAAEKSAEEFSLKRGISLGSAHNLLSHASQKDDDIIF; this is encoded by the coding sequence ATGTCAGGGCAAACCAACCGTTTGGTTGTCGTCCCAACAGTTACGATGCTTGGAGTTATTAAAGCTCGCCTTGTTGGAGCAACAAGAGGCCATGCTTTgctaaaaaagaaaagtgatGCTTTGACTGTGCAGTTCCGTcagattttaaagaaaatagtaTCAACAAAGGAATCGATGGGAGATGTCATGAAAAATTCCTCATTTGCTCTGACAGAGGCCAAATATGCTGCTGGTGAGAACATCAAGCACGTTGTCCTTGAAAATGTCCAGACTGCTACTCTGAAAGTTCGATCACGGCAGGAAAATATTGCTGGGGTGAAGCTCCCCAAGTTTGAGCACTTTTCTGAAGGAGAGACCAAGAATGACCTGACTGGATTAGCTAGAGGTGGGCAACAGGTACAAGCCTGCCGTGCTGCTTACGTGAAATCTATTGAATTACTTGTTGAGCTTGCGTCACTGCAAACATCATTCTTGACTCTCGATGAAGCAATCAAGACAACAAATCGGAGGGTCAATGCCTTGGAGAATGTTGTGAAGCCTCGGTTGGAGAACACAGTTCTTTACATCAAGGGGGAACTTGATGAACTGGAAAGGGAAGACTTCTTCCGTTTGAAGAAAATACAAGGTTACAAGAAGAGGGAGGTAGAGAAACAGATGGCCGCTGCTAGGCTATATGCAGCGGAGAAGTCTGCTGAAGAATTTTCTTTGAAGAGAGGTATTTCGCTTGGTTCAGCCCATAACTTACTGTCCCATGCTTCACAGAAAGATGATGATATTATATTCTGA